The proteins below come from a single Aegilops tauschii subsp. strangulata cultivar AL8/78 chromosome 6, Aet v6.0, whole genome shotgun sequence genomic window:
- the LOC109762574 gene encoding F-box/kelch-repeat protein SKIP4-like yields the protein MAASQTSFPSGGIVIAGIGLTHKSPNSYDIYDKTTDSWCSHKNLMFTPDIVKFVALDNELVTIHQACWNRMYFPGIYHLVDQSWRGKENEIALCRSGPTVVVDRMLCMLDQSLGTKLMIWLNETKELVMVGRLSDKPRPPCELEAGSRKIYVIGRGLSTVTIDMDTVASVDGFLVSSSTGPLMEHDFLLKKCRVITI from the exons ATGGCGGCGTCTCAGACGTCGTTCCCTTCTGGAGGCATCGTCATTGCAG GGATTGGATTAACACACAAATCACCTAATTCTTATGACATCTATGACAAAACCACAGACTCTTGGTGCTCCCACAAGAACCTGATGTTCACCCCTGACATTGTCAAATTCGTGGCGTTGGATAATGAGCTGGTGACAATCCACCAG GCGTGCTGGAATAGGATGTACTTCCCGGGTATATACCACCTGGTCGACCAGTCCTGGAGGGGCAAGGAGAATGAGATTGCCCTATGCCGGTCTGGCCCGACGGTCGTTGTGGACCGGATGCTTTGCATGCTTGACCAGTCCCTAGGCACCAAGCTGATGATATGGCTGAATGAGACTAAGGAGTTGGTGATGGTTGGCAGGCTATCGGACAAGCCGCGCCCACCCTGTGAGCTCGAGGCCGGCAGCAGGAAGATCTACGTGATCGGCCGGGGGCTGAGCACAGTGACCATCGACATGGACACGGTGGCCAGTGTGGATGGGTTCCTTGTGTCCTCATCAACGGGCCCACTGATGGAGCATGACTTCTTGCTCAAGAAGTGCAGGGTCATCACCATCTGA